A DNA window from Solanum lycopersicum chromosome 3, SLM_r2.1 contains the following coding sequences:
- the LOC138347748 gene encoding uncharacterized protein gives MHEPRECYGCGEIGHIKRYCPKQSYRPPNVRGRGGHGRGRYSGGRGGRGNGGHQNGRGNGQTGATTSQHGRGNGQTNDWAHCYAFPGRSEAEASDAVITANVPSSSTQQ, from the exons atgcatgaacccagagagtgctatggatgtggggagattggacatattaagagatattgtccaaaacagagttacagacctccaaatgttagaggtagaggtggtcatggtagaggccgttattctggaggacgtggtggtcgaggaaatggtggtcaccaaaatggccgaggtaatgggcaaactggggctaccacatcacaacatggtaggggcaacggacagacgaacgattgggcccattgttacgctttccctgggcggtctgaagcggaggcatctgatgctgtcatcacag caaacgtgccgtcatcttcgactcaacagtaa